In a single window of the Bradyrhizobium erythrophlei genome:
- the urtD gene encoding urea ABC transporter ATP-binding protein UrtD, whose translation MNVMDSRATSALLYLDGVHVSFDGFHAINNLSLTLAPGEMRAVIGPNGAGKTTMMDIITGKTKPDEGEVLFDGVTDLTRLDETRIAELGIGRKFQKPTVFESQTIEDNLLLALNVDHRVKDTLFWRETRDESERIERVLETIRLTDARNRLAGSLSHGQKQWLEIGMLLAQDPKLLLVDEPVAGMTDVETHQTAELLKEINREKTIMVVEHDMTFVRELGVKVTCLHEGSVLAEGTIDQVSSNERVIEVYLGR comes from the coding sequence ATGAACGTCATGGACTCCCGCGCCACATCCGCGCTGCTCTATCTGGACGGCGTGCACGTCTCGTTCGACGGCTTTCACGCCATCAACAATCTGTCGCTGACGCTGGCTCCCGGCGAGATGCGCGCCGTCATCGGCCCCAACGGCGCCGGCAAGACCACGATGATGGACATCATCACCGGCAAGACCAAGCCGGACGAGGGCGAGGTGCTGTTCGACGGCGTCACCGACCTGACCCGGCTCGACGAAACCCGGATCGCCGAACTCGGGATCGGCCGGAAATTCCAGAAGCCGACGGTGTTCGAGAGCCAGACCATCGAGGACAATCTGCTGCTGGCGCTCAACGTCGATCATCGCGTCAAGGATACGCTGTTCTGGCGCGAAACCAGGGACGAGTCCGAACGCATCGAGCGGGTGCTGGAAACCATTCGTCTGACCGACGCGCGCAACCGCCTGGCGGGCAGCCTGTCGCACGGCCAGAAGCAATGGCTGGAGATCGGCATGCTGCTGGCGCAGGATCCGAAACTGCTGCTGGTCGACGAGCCGGTTGCCGGCATGACCGACGTCGAAACCCACCAGACCGCCGAACTCCTGAAGGAAATCAACCGCGAGAAGACCATCATGGTCGTGGAGCACGACATGACCTTCGTCCGCGAACTCGGCGTCAAGGTGACCTGCCTGCACGAAGGCTCGGTGCTGGCCGAAGGAACCATCGATCAGGTTTCGTCGAATGAGCGGGTGATCGAAGTGTATTTGGGGAGGTAA
- a CDS encoding HD domain-containing protein has protein sequence MLTGLRLVSEAADLAARRHSGMQRKGRGNEPYINHLAEVANLLAIATEGADAELVAAGWLHDTIEDTPTTQQELAEKFGQRVAALVVEVTDDMTLPKGQRRQRQIADAPHKSPGAKLIKIADKISNIRARILPRPTQDERDDLCDYVAFAEKVVAGCFGVNAMLDRTFEETVKLARSTL, from the coding sequence ATGCTCACGGGCTTGCGTCTGGTTTCCGAAGCTGCCGATCTCGCGGCGCGCCGTCACAGCGGCATGCAGCGGAAGGGACGCGGCAACGAGCCTTATATCAACCACCTCGCCGAGGTCGCGAACTTGCTGGCGATAGCGACCGAAGGCGCGGATGCCGAACTCGTCGCCGCCGGCTGGCTGCATGACACCATCGAGGACACGCCAACCACGCAGCAGGAACTGGCTGAAAAATTCGGGCAACGTGTCGCAGCACTAGTGGTCGAGGTGACCGACGATATGACCCTGCCGAAGGGCCAGCGCCGGCAGAGGCAGATCGCCGATGCCCCGCACAAATCGCCCGGCGCCAAACTGATCAAGATCGCCGACAAGATCAGCAACATTCGCGCGCGGATCCTGCCCCGGCCCACGCAGGACGAGCGCGATGATCTCTGCGATTACGTCGCTTTCGCCGAGAAAGTCGTTGCGGGATGCTTCGGCGTCAATGCGATGCTCGATCGGACCTTCGAGGAAACCGTCAAGCTGGCAAGGAGCACGCTGTGA
- a CDS encoding urease accessory protein UreE — protein MIRATKVHAQYRWSEPAADTVVLDFDDRHRRRMAMTGTRGLEFLLDLENAVALRGGDALVLEDNRLIEVVAAPESLIEIRGADPHHLIRVAWHLGNRHLPTQIMAKALRIRRDHVIEVMVRGLGARVIEIEAPFDPEGGAYAGGGHAHAPDNDPHDHAAHGHSSHDHGEHHHHDGHCDHDHRHDHDHGHSHAHDHK, from the coding sequence ATGATCCGCGCCACAAAAGTCCACGCGCAGTATCGCTGGAGCGAGCCAGCCGCCGATACCGTGGTGCTCGATTTCGACGATCGTCACCGGCGGCGGATGGCGATGACCGGCACGCGCGGGCTCGAATTTCTGCTCGACCTCGAAAACGCGGTCGCGCTGCGCGGCGGCGACGCGTTGGTGCTCGAGGATAACAGGCTGATCGAGGTGGTCGCCGCACCCGAGTCGCTGATCGAGATCAGGGGCGCCGACCCGCACCATCTGATCCGGGTGGCCTGGCATCTCGGCAACCGGCATCTGCCGACCCAGATCATGGCAAAAGCCCTGCGGATCCGGCGCGATCACGTGATCGAGGTGATGGTCAGGGGGCTGGGCGCCCGCGTGATCGAGATCGAAGCGCCGTTCGATCCGGAAGGCGGCGCCTATGCCGGCGGCGGTCATGCGCACGCGCCGGACAACGATCCCCACGACCACGCCGCGCACGGTCATTCATCGCATGATCATGGCGAGCACCATCACCATGACGGGCATTGCGATCACGACCACCGGCATGACCATGATCACGGCCATTCCCATGCTCATGACCACAAGTAA
- a CDS encoding urease accessory protein UreF, which translates to MNASEAAALYRLMTWLSPAFPVGAFSYSSGIEWAVEAGDIGDAASLRDWLASMLADGTGFCDGVFLAHAHRAASSDDAAGLRDVAELAAAFVPSRERQLETSAQGRAFIDIARAAWNCDGLEPMIARCDGAIVYPVAVGVVSAAHAIPLAPTMHAFFHALASNWISAGARLVPLGQTDSQRVLALLEPVVVATAKRALEASLDDLGSATFRADLAGMRHETQYTRLFRS; encoded by the coding sequence ATGAACGCGAGCGAGGCGGCGGCGCTGTACCGGCTGATGACCTGGCTGTCGCCGGCTTTTCCGGTCGGTGCGTTCTCCTATTCCAGCGGCATCGAATGGGCGGTGGAAGCCGGCGACATCGGCGATGCCGCCTCGTTGCGTGACTGGCTGGCATCGATGCTCGCCGATGGAACGGGATTTTGCGACGGGGTGTTTCTGGCGCACGCGCACCGGGCCGCGTCGTCCGACGATGCGGCGGGACTGCGGGACGTCGCTGAGCTTGCGGCCGCCTTCGTGCCCTCGCGCGAGCGTCAGCTGGAAACCTCGGCGCAGGGCCGCGCCTTCATCGACATCGCGCGCGCGGCGTGGAATTGCGATGGCCTCGAGCCGATGATCGCGCGTTGCGACGGTGCCATCGTCTATCCGGTCGCGGTCGGCGTCGTCAGCGCCGCGCATGCGATCCCGCTGGCGCCGACGATGCACGCATTCTTTCACGCGCTGGCGTCGAACTGGATCTCCGCCGGCGCGCGGCTGGTGCCGCTCGGGCAGACCGACAGCCAGCGCGTGCTCGCTTTGCTGGAGCCGGTCGTGGTCGCCACCGCGAAACGGGCGCTGGAGGCCTCGCTCGACGATCTCGGCAGCGCCACCTTCCGCGCCGATCTCGCGGGTATGCGGCACGAGACGCAGTACACGAGATTGTTTCGGTCATGA
- the urtC gene encoding urea ABC transporter permease subunit UrtC, producing MMPHVLTRSLDRSATVFLIVVAAFGVLIPLSNLLLPAGSFFQVPTYLVALFGKYVCYAVLALAIDLIWGYCGILSLGHGAFFALGGYAMGMYLMRQIGSRGVYGNPVLPDFMVFLNYPKLPWYWHGFDMFWFAALMVLLVPGLLAFCFGWLAFRSRVTGVYLSIITQAMTYALLLAFFRNDFGFGGNNGLTDFKDILGFNVQADGTRAALFALSCLALIVGFLICRAVVTSKLGKVLIAIRDAESRTRFLGYRVESYKLFVFTLSACMAGVAGALYVPQVGIINPGEFAPANSIEAVIWVAVGGRGTLIGAALGAIVVNYAKTVFTSGPLAPYWLFMLGALFILVTLLLPKGIIGTFNAWYEPWKAQRLSANAESAAREDGISEPESGGVSA from the coding sequence ATGATGCCGCACGTGCTCACGCGCTCGCTGGATCGCAGCGCCACCGTGTTCCTGATCGTGGTCGCCGCGTTCGGCGTTCTGATCCCGCTGTCGAATTTGCTGCTGCCGGCCGGCTCGTTCTTTCAGGTGCCGACCTATCTGGTGGCGCTATTCGGAAAATACGTCTGCTACGCCGTTCTCGCGCTCGCGATCGATTTGATCTGGGGCTATTGCGGCATTCTCTCGCTCGGCCATGGCGCGTTCTTCGCGCTCGGCGGCTATGCGATGGGAATGTACCTGATGCGCCAGATCGGCAGCCGCGGCGTCTACGGCAATCCGGTGTTGCCGGACTTCATGGTGTTCCTGAATTATCCGAAGCTGCCGTGGTACTGGCATGGCTTCGACATGTTCTGGTTCGCCGCCCTGATGGTTCTGCTGGTTCCGGGTTTGCTCGCCTTCTGCTTCGGCTGGCTGGCGTTCCGCTCCCGCGTCACCGGCGTCTATCTCTCGATCATCACGCAGGCGATGACCTATGCGTTGCTGCTGGCGTTCTTCCGCAACGATTTCGGCTTCGGCGGCAACAACGGCCTCACCGATTTCAAGGATATTCTGGGCTTCAACGTCCAGGCCGATGGCACTCGCGCGGCACTGTTCGCGCTGAGTTGTCTGGCGCTGATCGTGGGATTCCTGATCTGCCGGGCGGTGGTGACATCGAAGCTCGGCAAGGTGCTGATCGCGATCCGCGACGCGGAATCCCGCACCCGGTTTCTCGGCTACCGCGTCGAATCCTACAAGCTGTTCGTGTTCACGCTGTCGGCTTGCATGGCCGGTGTCGCCGGCGCGCTCTATGTGCCGCAGGTCGGCATTATCAATCCCGGCGAATTCGCGCCGGCAAACTCGATCGAAGCGGTGATCTGGGTCGCGGTCGGCGGCCGCGGCACGCTGATCGGCGCGGCGCTCGGCGCCATCGTGGTCAACTACGCGAAAACCGTATTCACCTCCGGCCCGCTGGCGCCGTACTGGCTGTTCATGCTGGGTGCGCTGTTCATCCTGGTGACGCTGCTGCTGCCGAAGGGAATCATCGGCACCTTCAATGCCTGGTATGAGCCGTGGAAGGCGCAACGCCTGTCGGCCAATGCGGAGAGTGCGGCGCGCGAAGACGGCATCAGCGAACCGGAATCCGGCGGAGTGAGCGCATGA
- a CDS encoding urease subunit beta: protein MIPGELFIQDGEIELNAGRKTVTLTVANSGDRPIQVGSHYHFFETNPALKFDRKKTRGMRLDIAAGTAVRFEPGQTRDVQLVALAGKRVVYGFRGDVMGKL, encoded by the coding sequence ATGATCCCCGGCGAACTATTCATCCAGGACGGCGAGATCGAGCTCAACGCCGGCCGCAAGACCGTGACGCTGACCGTGGCCAATTCAGGCGACCGTCCGATCCAGGTCGGCTCGCATTACCATTTCTTTGAAACCAACCCGGCGCTGAAGTTCGACCGGAAGAAAACCCGCGGCATGCGGCTCGATATCGCCGCCGGCACCGCGGTGCGGTTCGAGCCCGGACAGACCCGCGACGTGCAGCTGGTCGCGCTCGCCGGCAAGCGTGTCGTCTACGGTTTTCGTGGTGACGTGATGGGGAAGCTGTGA
- the ureG gene encoding urease accessory protein UreG: MSNTHGPLRIGIGGPVGSGKTALMDLLCKAMRERYDIAAITNDIYTKWDAEFLVRSGSLTPDRIAGVETGGCPHTAIREDASMNLAAVADMRAKFPDLDLVLIESGGDNLAATFSPELADLTIYVIDVAAGDKIPSKGGPGITRSDLLVINKIDLAPHVGASLEKMDTDARRMRGERPFVMTNLRKSEGLDRIIGFIEAKGGLSPPARAKAG; the protein is encoded by the coding sequence ATGTCCAACACACACGGTCCGCTTCGCATCGGCATCGGCGGTCCCGTCGGATCGGGAAAGACCGCGCTGATGGACCTGCTCTGCAAGGCGATGCGGGAGCGCTACGACATCGCCGCGATCACCAACGACATCTATACCAAGTGGGATGCCGAATTCCTGGTGCGCTCGGGGTCGCTGACGCCGGACCGCATCGCCGGCGTCGAGACCGGCGGCTGCCCGCACACCGCGATCCGCGAGGACGCCTCGATGAATCTCGCCGCGGTCGCCGACATGCGCGCGAAATTTCCGGATCTCGATCTGGTGCTGATCGAATCCGGCGGCGACAATCTCGCCGCCACCTTCTCGCCCGAACTGGCCGACCTGACGATTTACGTGATCGACGTCGCGGCCGGCGACAAGATCCCCTCCAAGGGCGGCCCCGGCATCACTAGGTCCGACCTTCTCGTCATCAACAAGATCGACCTCGCACCGCATGTCGGCGCCTCGCTGGAAAAAATGGACACCGACGCGCGACGGATGCGCGGCGAGCGGCCGTTCGTCATGACCAACCTGCGGAAAAGCGAAGGCCTCGACCGCATTATCGGCTTTATCGAGGCCAAGGGTGGTCTCAGCCCGCCGGCGCGCGCCAAGGCCGGCTGA
- the urtB gene encoding urea ABC transporter permease subunit UrtB, which yields MAGPFEDAVGKFANDEFSDTEDAVDVLATSSNPLAYTIVSALQDGRLMADPDTKKIYVTQPDATIIDALTGAPVASIPDSAAAVRLNNKLRRHVEAALGSLTLQSPDPAKRIQAAQSVFKTHDEAMLPAIDSALQKETNKGAKLAFNEARAAILLFKEDATDAEKLEAIATIKARGDQEALALLTGLTGDQPPAIAHAAANATSAIQSNLALWSMVQNAWYGLSLGSVLLLAAIGLAITFGVMGVINMAHGEMVMIGAYVTFVVQQTIRSSFPGLLDYSLVIAVPMAFIVAGAIGILIERSIIRFLYGRPLETLLATWGLSLVLQQAVRTMFGPTNQEVGNPSWMSGAFELGQITITYNRLWILCFTLAVFVILLAMLRYTSLGLEMRAVTQNRRMAASMGIATSRVDALTFGLGSGIAGIAGVALSQIDNVSPNLGQSYIIDSFMVVVFGGVGNLWGTLVGAFTLGIANKFLEPVAGAVLGKIAILVLIILFIQKRPRGLFALKGRAVEA from the coding sequence ATGGCGGGGCCGTTCGAAGACGCGGTGGGCAAGTTCGCAAACGACGAGTTTTCCGATACCGAAGATGCCGTGGATGTGCTCGCGACCAGCAGTAATCCGCTGGCCTATACCATCGTCAGCGCGCTCCAGGACGGCCGGTTGATGGCCGATCCCGACACCAAAAAAATCTACGTCACGCAACCCGACGCCACGATCATCGACGCCTTGACCGGCGCGCCGGTCGCCAGCATTCCGGACAGCGCCGCCGCCGTGCGCCTCAACAACAAGCTGCGGCGCCACGTCGAGGCCGCGCTCGGCAGTTTGACGCTGCAGTCGCCGGATCCCGCCAAACGAATCCAGGCCGCGCAATCGGTTTTCAAGACCCATGACGAAGCCATGCTGCCGGCGATCGACAGTGCGCTGCAGAAGGAGACCAACAAGGGCGCCAAGCTGGCCTTTAACGAAGCGCGCGCGGCGATCCTGCTGTTCAAGGAGGACGCCACCGACGCCGAGAAGCTCGAGGCCATCGCCACCATCAAGGCGCGCGGCGATCAGGAAGCGCTCGCTTTGCTGACCGGGTTGACCGGAGACCAGCCGCCGGCGATCGCGCACGCCGCGGCCAATGCGACCTCGGCGATTCAAAGCAACCTCGCGCTCTGGTCGATGGTGCAGAATGCCTGGTACGGCCTGTCGCTCGGCTCGGTGCTGCTGCTTGCGGCCATCGGCCTTGCCATCACCTTCGGGGTGATGGGCGTCATCAACATGGCCCATGGCGAGATGGTCATGATCGGGGCCTATGTCACCTTCGTGGTGCAGCAAACCATCCGCAGCAGCTTTCCCGGATTGCTCGACTATTCGCTGGTGATCGCCGTGCCGATGGCCTTCATCGTCGCCGGCGCGATCGGTATCCTGATCGAGCGCAGCATTATCCGCTTTCTCTACGGCCGCCCGCTGGAGACGCTGCTGGCGACATGGGGCCTGTCGCTGGTTTTGCAGCAGGCCGTGCGCACCATGTTCGGCCCCACCAACCAGGAGGTCGGCAATCCCTCCTGGATGAGCGGCGCGTTCGAGCTCGGACAGATCACCATCACCTACAACCGGCTGTGGATTCTTTGCTTCACGCTGGCGGTATTCGTCATCCTGCTGGCGATGCTGCGCTATACCAGCCTCGGCCTCGAGATGCGCGCGGTGACGCAAAACCGCCGGATGGCGGCATCGATGGGGATCGCGACCTCGCGCGTCGATGCGCTGACCTTCGGTCTGGGCTCGGGCATCGCCGGAATTGCCGGCGTGGCGTTGTCGCAGATCGATAATGTCAGCCCCAACCTCGGCCAGAGCTACATCATCGACTCCTTCATGGTGGTGGTGTTCGGCGGCGTCGGAAATCTCTGGGGCACGCTGGTCGGCGCGTTCACGCTTGGGATCGCCAACAAGTTCCTGGAGCCGGTCGCGGGCGCCGTGCTCGGCAAGATCGCCATTCTGGTCCTAATCATCCTGTTCATTCAGAAGCGCCCACGCGGCCTGTTCGCACTCAAGGGGCGGGCGGTGGAAGCATGA
- the urtE gene encoding urea ABC transporter ATP-binding subunit UrtE: MLKVKDINLYYGAAQALRGVSISAEPGKVMCVLGRNGVGKTSLLRAMVGQYPIAGGSITFDGADISGLKPYERARRGIGFVPQGREIFPLLTVEENLKTGFGPLKREDRNIPDDVFSLFPVLLSMLGRRGGDLSGGQQQQLAIGRALVMRPKLLLLDEPTEGIQPSIIKDIARAISYLRSLGNIAIVLVEQYLDFACELGDNFVVMDRGAVKYACDRAHLDPGEISREMAL, from the coding sequence ATGCTCAAGGTCAAAGACATCAACCTCTATTACGGCGCGGCGCAGGCGCTGCGCGGCGTCTCGATCTCGGCCGAGCCGGGCAAGGTGATGTGCGTGCTAGGCCGCAATGGCGTCGGCAAGACCAGCCTGTTGCGCGCGATGGTCGGCCAGTACCCGATCGCCGGCGGCTCCATCACCTTCGATGGCGCCGACATCTCGGGGCTGAAGCCCTATGAGCGGGCGCGGCGCGGCATCGGCTTCGTGCCGCAGGGCCGCGAGATCTTTCCGCTGCTCACGGTGGAGGAAAATCTCAAGACCGGCTTTGGACCGTTGAAGCGCGAGGACCGCAATATTCCGGATGACGTGTTCTCGCTGTTTCCGGTGCTGCTGTCGATGCTGGGACGCCGCGGCGGCGATCTCTCCGGCGGCCAGCAGCAGCAGCTCGCGATCGGACGCGCGCTGGTGATGCGGCCCAAGCTGCTGCTGCTCGACGAGCCTACCGAGGGCATCCAGCCGTCGATCATCAAGGACATCGCGCGCGCGATCTCCTATCTGCGCAGCCTCGGCAACATCGCCATCGTCCTGGTCGAACAATATCTCGACTTTGCCTGCGAGCTCGGCGACAATTTCGTGGTCATGGACCGGGGCGCGGTCAAATACGCCTGCGATCGCGCTCACCTCGATCCCGGCGAGATCAGCCGCGAGATGGCGCTATAA
- the ureC gene encoding urease subunit alpha, whose translation MAVKIKRSVYADMFGPTTGDRVRLADTDLIIEVEKDFTVYGEEVKFGGGKVIRDGMGQSQVTNKQGAADTVITNALIVDHWGIVKADVAIKEGFISAIGKAGNPDIQPGVTIVIGPGTDVIAGEGKILTAGGFDSHIHFICPQQIEHALMSGVTSMLGGGTGPSHGTFATTCTPGPWHMARMIQSFDAFPVNLGISGKGNASRPAALVEMINAGACALKLHEDWGTTPAAIDNCLSVADDHDIQVMIHSDTLNESGFVEDTVKAFKGRTIHAFHTEGAGGGHAPDIIKIAGLKNVLPSSTNPTRPFTRNTIDEHLDMLMVCHHLDPSIAEDLAFAESRIRKETIAAEDILHDLGALSMMSSDSQAMGRLGEVIIRTWQTADKMKKQRGSLPQDKGSNDNFRVKRYIAKYTINPAIAHGVSKLIGSVEKGKLADLVLWSPAFFGVKPDCIIKGGSIIAAPMGDPNASIPTPQPVHYQPMFAAYGKSLTASSVVFSSGAAVASGLAKKLGIDKKLYAVENTRGGISKKSMIHNGATPKIEVDPETYEVRADGELLTCAPAEVLPMAQRYFMF comes from the coding sequence ATGGCCGTCAAGATAAAACGTTCCGTCTACGCCGATATGTTCGGACCCACCACAGGCGACCGGGTGCGGCTGGCCGACACCGACCTCATCATCGAGGTCGAGAAGGATTTCACCGTCTACGGCGAGGAGGTGAAATTCGGCGGCGGCAAGGTGATCCGCGACGGCATGGGCCAGTCGCAGGTCACCAACAAGCAGGGTGCGGCCGATACCGTCATCACCAATGCGCTGATCGTCGACCACTGGGGCATCGTCAAAGCCGACGTCGCGATCAAGGAAGGTTTTATCAGTGCCATCGGCAAGGCGGGCAACCCGGATATCCAGCCCGGCGTCACCATCGTGATCGGCCCCGGCACCGACGTCATCGCGGGCGAGGGCAAGATCCTCACCGCCGGCGGTTTCGACAGCCACATCCATTTCATCTGCCCGCAGCAGATCGAGCACGCCCTGATGTCCGGCGTCACTTCGATGCTGGGCGGCGGTACCGGGCCGTCGCACGGCACCTTTGCGACGACCTGCACGCCCGGCCCCTGGCATATGGCGCGGATGATCCAGTCGTTCGATGCGTTTCCGGTCAATCTCGGCATCTCCGGCAAGGGCAACGCCTCGCGCCCGGCGGCGCTGGTGGAGATGATCAACGCCGGCGCCTGTGCGCTCAAGCTGCACGAGGACTGGGGCACCACGCCGGCCGCGATCGACAATTGTCTTTCGGTGGCCGACGATCACGACATCCAGGTGATGATCCATTCCGACACCCTGAACGAGTCGGGCTTCGTCGAGGATACCGTCAAGGCGTTCAAGGGCCGCACCATCCACGCCTTCCACACCGAAGGCGCCGGCGGCGGCCACGCGCCTGACATCATCAAGATCGCCGGCCTGAAAAACGTGCTGCCGTCCTCGACCAATCCGACGCGCCCGTTCACCCGCAACACCATCGACGAGCATCTGGACATGCTGATGGTGTGCCACCATCTCGATCCCTCGATCGCCGAGGATCTCGCGTTTGCCGAAAGCCGGATCCGCAAGGAAACCATCGCCGCGGAGGACATCCTGCACGACCTCGGCGCGCTGTCGATGATGTCTTCGGATTCGCAGGCCATGGGCCGGCTCGGCGAAGTCATCATCCGGACCTGGCAGACCGCCGACAAGATGAAGAAGCAGCGCGGCTCGCTGCCGCAGGACAAGGGCAGCAACGACAATTTCCGGGTCAAGCGCTACATCGCCAAATACACCATCAACCCCGCGATCGCGCACGGCGTCTCAAAACTGATCGGCTCGGTGGAAAAGGGCAAGCTTGCCGATCTCGTGCTGTGGTCGCCGGCCTTCTTCGGCGTCAAGCCCGACTGCATCATCAAGGGCGGCTCGATCATCGCGGCTCCGATGGGCGATCCCAACGCGTCGATTCCGACGCCGCAGCCGGTGCATTACCAGCCGATGTTCGCCGCCTACGGCAAGTCGCTGACGGCCTCCTCGGTGGTGTTCTCCTCCGGGGCGGCGGTGGCCTCGGGACTGGCGAAGAAGCTCGGCATCGACAAGAAGCTCTATGCGGTGGAAAATACCCGTGGCGGCATTTCCAAGAAGAGCATGATTCATAACGGCGCCACGCCGAAAATCGAGGTCGATCCCGAAACCTACGAGGTCCGCGCCGACGGCGAACTGCTGACCTGCGCCCCGGCCGAGGTACTGCCCATGGCGCAGCGCTATTTCATGTTCTAG
- a CDS encoding putative quinol monooxygenase, producing the protein MIYVVATLTVKPETRAEFIAAATACIEATRKEPGNIAYDMHESVTDPAKMVFVEQWESAEALVPHRAADHMKAFGRVAANCLTAPPKIEIITPAKVDVR; encoded by the coding sequence GTGATCTACGTCGTCGCCACACTGACCGTGAAGCCTGAAACGCGCGCCGAATTCATTGCGGCCGCCACCGCCTGCATCGAGGCAACCCGCAAGGAGCCCGGCAATATCGCCTATGACATGCATGAAAGCGTCACCGATCCGGCCAAAATGGTGTTCGTCGAGCAGTGGGAAAGCGCCGAGGCGCTGGTGCCGCACCGCGCCGCCGATCACATGAAGGCGTTCGGCCGCGTCGCCGCAAACTGCCTGACCGCGCCGCCGAAGATCGAGATCATTACGCCGGCCAAAGTCGACGTCCGCTGA
- a CDS encoding urease subunit gamma translates to MNLTPREKDKLLISMAAMVARRRLERGVKLNHPEAVAIISDFIVEGARDGRTVAELMQSGAQVISRAQCMDGIAEMIHDIQVEATFPDGTKLVTVHEPIR, encoded by the coding sequence ATGAATCTTACTCCCCGCGAAAAGGACAAGCTTCTGATTTCAATGGCGGCGATGGTGGCGCGGCGGCGGCTCGAGCGCGGCGTCAAGCTCAACCATCCGGAAGCCGTCGCGATCATTTCCGATTTCATCGTCGAGGGCGCGCGCGACGGCCGCACCGTGGCCGAGCTGATGCAATCAGGCGCGCAGGTCATCAGCCGCGCGCAGTGCATGGATGGCATCGCCGAAATGATCCACGACATCCAGGTCGAAGCGACGTTCCCGGACGGGACAAAACTCGTCACCGTGCACGAGCCGATCCGATGA
- a CDS encoding putative quinol monooxygenase has product MIYVVATSQVKPESRDAFIKGAQECIAATRKEKGCLSYDSHTSINDPNLFVVVERWETREDLNAHGRAPHMKVWREYSAPLKVSPTVIEIISDGKVEKL; this is encoded by the coding sequence ATGATTTATGTCGTCGCCACCAGCCAGGTAAAACCGGAATCGCGGGACGCTTTCATCAAGGGCGCGCAGGAATGCATCGCCGCCACCCGAAAGGAAAAAGGCTGCCTTTCCTATGACAGCCATACCAGCATCAACGACCCCAATCTGTTCGTGGTGGTGGAGCGCTGGGAAACCCGCGAGGATCTCAATGCGCACGGCCGGGCGCCGCACATGAAAGTCTGGCGCGAATATTCAGCGCCGCTGAAAGTATCGCCGACCGTGATCGAGATCATCAGCGACGGCAAGGTCGAGAAGCTGTGA
- a CDS encoding urease accessory protein UreD, translated as MRTDTTRAAAAIFAANRARGTVTFDVQHVDGLTRRRHLHESGSLRVRFPSPEAEGLSAVFVNTAGGVAGGDRFDIDIAAGEESRLTVTTAAAEKVYRAQGPAAQLNIALKAADGAHLSWLPQETILFDRARVSRRIDIDLAEGASLLLCEIVVFGRAAMGERMRQGEFVDRWRLRRGGRLVFAETVRLDGDIGEKLGRPAIAKGGVAVGTALIVPGDAALVERIRELSERFGGEVGVSAWNGFAMARFCAQDAARLRADMMAVLGRASAAALPRLWLN; from the coding sequence ATGCGGACCGATACCACGCGCGCGGCTGCGGCGATCTTTGCGGCCAACCGTGCCCGAGGCACGGTGACGTTCGACGTGCAGCATGTCGACGGCCTCACCCGCCGCCGCCATCTGCATGAATCCGGCTCATTGCGCGTCCGCTTCCCTTCGCCGGAGGCGGAGGGCCTTTCGGCGGTTTTCGTCAATACCGCCGGTGGCGTCGCCGGCGGCGACCGCTTCGACATCGATATCGCGGCCGGCGAAGAATCGCGCCTGACGGTAACGACGGCGGCGGCGGAAAAAGTCTACCGGGCCCAGGGCCCGGCCGCGCAACTCAACATCGCCTTGAAGGCCGCCGACGGCGCGCACCTGAGCTGGCTGCCGCAGGAGACCATTCTGTTCGACCGGGCGCGGGTGTCGCGCCGGATCGATATCGACCTCGCCGAAGGCGCTTCGCTCCTGCTTTGCGAAATCGTGGTGTTCGGCCGCGCGGCGATGGGCGAACGCATGCGGCAGGGCGAATTCGTCGACCGCTGGCGGCTCCGGCGCGGCGGCAGGCTGGTGTTCGCCGAAACCGTTCGGCTCGACGGCGATATAGGCGAGAAGCTTGGGCGGCCCGCGATCGCAAAAGGCGGCGTGGCCGTCGGCACCGCGTTGATCGTGCCGGGCGATGCGGCGCTGGTGGAGCGGATTCGCGAGCTCTCCGAAAGGTTCGGCGGCGAAGTCGGCGTGTCCGCCTGGAATGGGTTTGCAATGGCCCGCTTCTGTGCACAAGATGCGGCCCGGCTTCGCGCCGACATGATGGCGGTGCTCGGCCGCGCCTCTGCTGCAGCGCTGCCGCGGCTGTGGCTCAATTAG